The following coding sequences lie in one Streptomyces sp. NBC_01224 genomic window:
- a CDS encoding Gfo/Idh/MocA family protein: MGRVRMGVLGCADIAWRRMLPALAADPEVEVVAVGSRDGAKAAAFAQRFGGEPVTGYEAVLGRSDVDAVYVPLPPALNADWTRRALQADKHVLCEKPLTGSAQQASELWDLARARGRALFENYMFLCHPQHQVVDELLAAGRIGHLRSLTAEFTIPGKPSDDIRHCRDLDGGALTGVGGYPLRTALRHLGPGLEVAGAHLKPDPRTRVDTGGAALLTAPDGAVAQLGFGLEHAYRGRYELTGSQGRIMVPRAYTPPVDHTAVIHLERNGSHAELLVPPHDQFRSVVTAFVEGIRSGAPSPLTGGALVEQARLVERVRAVALRGE; the protein is encoded by the coding sequence ATGGGCAGAGTACGGATGGGCGTGCTGGGATGCGCGGACATCGCCTGGCGGCGCATGCTGCCCGCGCTCGCCGCCGACCCCGAGGTGGAGGTGGTCGCCGTCGGGAGCCGGGACGGGGCCAAGGCGGCCGCGTTCGCCCAGCGGTTCGGCGGTGAACCGGTGACCGGGTACGAGGCCGTGCTCGGCCGCTCCGACGTCGACGCCGTCTACGTACCCCTGCCGCCCGCGCTCAACGCCGACTGGACACGGCGCGCGCTGCAGGCGGACAAGCACGTCCTGTGCGAGAAGCCGCTGACGGGCAGCGCACAGCAGGCGTCAGAGCTCTGGGATCTCGCCCGCGCCCGCGGCCGCGCGCTGTTCGAGAACTACATGTTCCTGTGCCACCCCCAGCACCAAGTGGTCGACGAACTGCTCGCCGCCGGGCGGATCGGCCACCTCAGGTCTCTGACCGCCGAGTTCACCATCCCGGGTAAACCGTCCGACGACATCCGTCACTGCCGCGACCTGGATGGCGGCGCGCTCACCGGCGTCGGCGGCTATCCGCTGCGCACCGCGCTGCGCCACCTGGGGCCCGGCCTTGAAGTGGCTGGCGCGCACCTCAAACCGGACCCGCGTACGCGTGTCGACACCGGCGGGGCGGCGCTGCTCACGGCGCCCGACGGGGCGGTGGCCCAGCTCGGGTTCGGCCTGGAGCACGCCTACCGCGGCCGGTACGAGCTCACGGGCTCGCAGGGCCGCATCATGGTGCCCCGCGCCTACACGCCGCCCGTGGACCACACGGCGGTGATCCACCTCGAACGGAACGGCTCCCACGCGGAGTTGCTCGTGCCCCCGCACGACCAGTTCCGCTCCGTGGTGACGGCCTTCGTCGAGGGCATCCGCTCGGGCGCCCCGTCCCCGCTCACGGGCGGGGCACTGGTCGAACAGGCCCGGCTGGTCGAGAGGGTCCGCGCCGTCGCGCTGCGCGGGGAATGA
- a CDS encoding NAD-dependent epimerase/dehydratase family protein, with amino-acid sequence MAGPLSSDAGWDASHRPLVVVLGASGYIGSAVVRELSRRRIRLRAVARGPFAVPAGGRAATEVVRADLTEEGAVADAVRGADAVIHLVAHMTGRGSWRSASSDPRAERVNVGLVRDVIAQCAVAPGGGPPPTLLLASTNQVADGGPQRSAYARQKAAAERHLLDATARGAVRGVALRLPTAVGSEAGVAPAMAGRALSGEALTMWHDGTVRREFLDVSDAARAFAVALDHAAALDGRACAVGGHVVALGDLFRAIADRAALHTGRPPVPVLSVEPPDYAETGDFRDLDIDSSVFRDVTGWRPEVPLHRAVDDVVSAVTRRRAAAG; translated from the coding sequence ATGGCAGGTCCCCTTTCCTCCGACGCCGGGTGGGACGCGTCCCACCGCCCTCTGGTCGTCGTCCTAGGCGCCTCCGGGTACATCGGTTCCGCCGTGGTGCGGGAGCTGTCCCGCCGCCGGATACGGCTGCGCGCGGTGGCGCGCGGTCCGTTCGCCGTGCCGGCCGGCGGCCGGGCGGCGACCGAGGTGGTGCGCGCCGACCTCACCGAGGAGGGCGCCGTCGCCGACGCGGTCCGCGGCGCCGACGCGGTGATCCACCTGGTCGCGCACATGACAGGACGGGGCTCGTGGCGGTCAGCCTCGTCGGACCCCCGGGCGGAGCGGGTGAACGTGGGCCTGGTGCGTGACGTGATCGCGCAGTGCGCGGTGGCGCCCGGCGGGGGCCCTCCCCCGACCCTGCTCCTGGCCAGCACCAACCAGGTGGCGGACGGCGGCCCCCAACGCAGCGCCTACGCCCGGCAGAAGGCCGCCGCTGAGCGGCATCTGCTCGACGCCACGGCCCGGGGCGCTGTCCGTGGCGTCGCGCTGCGCCTGCCCACTGCTGTCGGCAGCGAGGCGGGGGTGGCGCCCGCGATGGCCGGCCGGGCCCTGTCCGGCGAGGCCCTCACCATGTGGCACGACGGCACTGTGCGGCGCGAGTTCCTCGATGTGAGCGACGCGGCCCGCGCCTTCGCCGTCGCGCTCGACCACGCGGCGGCCCTCGACGGCCGCGCCTGCGCGGTGGGCGGGCACGTCGTCGCGCTCGGCGATCTGTTCCGGGCCATCGCCGACAGAGCGGCCCTGCACACCGGACGGCCACCCGTCCCGGTACTGTCCGTGGAACCGCCCGACTACGCCGAGACCGGTGACTTTCGCGACCTCGACATCGACTCGTCGGTCTTCCGGGACGTGACGGGGTGGCGTCCCGAGGTGCCCTTGCACCGGGCCGTCGACGACGTCGTGTCGGCCGTCACACGGCGCCGGGCGGCGGCGGGCTGA
- the abc-f gene encoding ribosomal protection-like ABC-F family protein codes for MNSSTESSADSFLPPVPTTTSEGGFQVVLDDVQHSRGTRRLLGGVHQSVTLGERIGVIGENGSGKTTLLRLLAGVDKPDGGRVLVRAPGGIGYLPQIPELAPDDTVRDAIDHALTELRTLERQLRRCERAMAEAEGDDLAALLAKYGDLTEAFEARDGYAADSRVQAALHGLGLASVDATRRLAGLSGGEQARLGLACVLAAAPQLMLLDEPTNHLDRAALEWLEEHLRSHRGSILVVSHDRVFLERVATALWDVDAERHTVHRHGGGYAGYLKAKETLRLRREQQHQEWKDDLARQRELTRAAANHVAAGPRANTDRTNGRHQRSVEKQISARVRNAKERLRRLEENPVPRPPRPMRFAPRIQGGDAAGDPVIAGLHHVVVEQRLRAPDFEVRAGERVLITGPNGAGKSTLLRVLVGDLEPDRGTGTRPARTGWLPQETAVTEPGLSLLDGFRAGLPGDVEAHRGALLGLGLFRPSDLATPVAGLSVGQRRRLALARLLHDPVDLLVLDEPTNHLSPALVEDLEEALSHYRGALVVVSHDRMLERRFSGRTVHLENGSIRG; via the coding sequence ATGAACTCTTCTACGGAGTCTTCTGCGGACAGCTTCCTCCCGCCGGTGCCGACCACGACGTCGGAGGGCGGTTTCCAGGTGGTCCTGGACGACGTCCAGCACTCCCGCGGCACCCGCCGCCTGCTGGGCGGGGTGCACCAGTCCGTGACCCTCGGCGAGCGCATCGGCGTCATCGGGGAGAACGGATCGGGCAAGACCACCCTGCTGCGTCTGCTCGCCGGGGTGGACAAGCCCGACGGGGGCCGGGTCCTGGTACGTGCGCCGGGCGGCATCGGCTACCTCCCGCAGATCCCCGAGCTGGCACCCGACGACACGGTGCGGGACGCCATCGACCACGCCCTGACCGAACTACGCACGCTGGAGCGCCAGTTGCGCCGCTGCGAGAGGGCCATGGCCGAGGCCGAAGGCGATGATCTGGCGGCCCTGCTGGCCAAGTACGGCGATCTCACGGAGGCGTTCGAGGCCCGGGACGGCTACGCGGCCGACTCCCGGGTGCAGGCCGCCCTGCACGGCCTGGGTCTGGCCTCCGTGGACGCCACCCGGCGCCTGGCCGGCCTGTCCGGCGGCGAGCAGGCTCGCCTCGGCCTGGCCTGTGTGCTCGCCGCCGCACCGCAGCTGATGCTGCTCGACGAGCCCACCAACCATCTGGACCGGGCCGCCCTGGAATGGCTCGAGGAACACCTGCGCTCCCATCGCGGCAGCATCCTCGTCGTCTCCCACGACCGCGTCTTCCTGGAGCGGGTGGCCACGGCCCTGTGGGACGTGGATGCCGAGCGGCACACGGTCCACCGCCACGGCGGCGGCTACGCCGGCTACCTCAAGGCCAAGGAGACCCTGCGGCTGCGCCGGGAGCAGCAGCACCAGGAGTGGAAGGACGATCTGGCCCGCCAGCGCGAACTGACGCGCGCCGCGGCGAACCACGTGGCCGCCGGGCCACGGGCCAACACCGACCGGACGAACGGCCGGCACCAGCGCAGTGTGGAGAAGCAGATCTCCGCCCGCGTGCGCAACGCCAAGGAGCGGCTGCGTCGGCTCGAGGAGAACCCGGTTCCCCGCCCGCCGCGGCCGATGCGCTTCGCACCCCGGATCCAGGGCGGTGACGCCGCAGGCGACCCGGTGATCGCCGGACTGCACCACGTCGTGGTGGAACAGCGGCTCCGCGCGCCGGACTTCGAGGTACGTGCGGGCGAGCGCGTCCTGATCACCGGCCCCAACGGCGCGGGCAAATCGACCCTGTTGCGGGTGCTGGTCGGCGATCTGGAACCGGACCGGGGCACGGGCACGCGTCCGGCGCGCACCGGCTGGCTGCCGCAGGAGACAGCTGTCACCGAGCCCGGGCTCAGTCTCCTGGACGGGTTCCGGGCGGGCTTGCCCGGCGATGTGGAGGCGCACCGCGGGGCGCTCCTTGGCCTCGGGCTGTTCAGGCCGTCGGATCTGGCGACGCCGGTGGCGGGGCTCTCCGTCGGGCAGCGCCGGCGCCTCGCCCTGGCCCGACTGCTGCACGACCCCGTCGATCTGCTGGTGCTTGA
- a CDS encoding macrolide family glycosyltransferase has protein sequence MSRRHIAMIGSPIVSHVLPGIEVIRELVARGHRVTYADDPIVADQITATGAEFVPCTTTLPVVDNNWPQDPISAMTLFLDDAMQALPQLRAHYDEDPADLYLYDIGSYTGRALAEAQGRPLIQLSPTFVAWKGYQEEVGDQLMRLPGADAYRQKFSSWLAGCGATTLDVDAFSGMPARSVALITKAMQPNADRVDTDVVTFVGPCLGDRSDQGSWTRPAGVGKVLLVSLGSAYTHQVEFYRQCLAAFGDLDGWHVVLQIGKHTDAKELGDIPSNVEVHNWVPQLAILEQADAFVTHAGMGGSSEGLYTGVPMIAVPQGAEQFGNADQLVALGVARRLDTADATAEALRTALLELTGDPEVRRRSDGLRAELLAEGGTRRAADLIEAALR, from the coding sequence ATGTCCCGTCGCCACATCGCGATGATCGGCAGCCCCATCGTCAGCCACGTCCTGCCCGGCATCGAGGTCATCCGTGAACTCGTCGCGCGCGGGCACCGGGTGACGTACGCCGACGACCCGATCGTCGCCGACCAGATCACCGCCACCGGTGCCGAGTTCGTCCCCTGCACCACCACGCTCCCCGTCGTCGACAACAACTGGCCGCAGGACCCGATCTCGGCCATGACCCTCTTCCTCGACGACGCGATGCAGGCGCTTCCGCAGCTGCGGGCCCACTACGACGAGGACCCCGCCGACCTCTACCTGTACGACATCGGGTCCTACACGGGCCGTGCGCTCGCCGAGGCGCAGGGCCGCCCGCTCATCCAGCTCTCCCCGACCTTCGTGGCCTGGAAGGGCTACCAGGAGGAGGTCGGCGACCAGCTGATGCGGCTGCCGGGCGCCGACGCGTACCGGCAGAAGTTCTCCTCCTGGCTGGCCGGGTGCGGAGCGACCACCCTGGACGTCGACGCGTTCAGCGGCATGCCCGCCCGGTCCGTCGCGCTGATCACCAAGGCCATGCAGCCCAACGCCGACCGGGTGGACACCGACGTGGTGACCTTCGTCGGCCCCTGCCTCGGGGACCGCTCCGACCAGGGGAGCTGGACCCGCCCCGCCGGCGTGGGGAAGGTGCTGCTGGTCTCCCTCGGCTCCGCCTACACCCATCAGGTGGAGTTCTACCGCCAGTGCCTGGCGGCCTTCGGCGACCTGGACGGCTGGCACGTCGTCCTCCAGATCGGCAAGCACACCGACGCCAAGGAGCTCGGGGACATCCCGTCCAACGTCGAGGTGCACAACTGGGTGCCGCAGCTGGCCATCCTGGAGCAGGCCGACGCCTTCGTCACCCACGCCGGCATGGGCGGAAGCAGCGAGGGGCTCTACACCGGCGTGCCGATGATCGCCGTGCCGCAGGGCGCCGAGCAGTTCGGCAACGCCGACCAGCTCGTCGCGCTCGGCGTGGCCCGGCGTCTGGACACCGCCGACGCCACAGCCGAGGCACTGCGCACGGCGCTGCTGGAGCTCACCGGCGACCCGGAGGTCCGCCGGCGCTCCGACGGGCTGCGCGCCGAGTTGCTGGCCGAGGGCGGGACCCGGCGGGCCGCCGACCTCATCGAGGCCGCCCTGCGCTGA